TTTGATTTGACTTTACAAAAAAATTAAGTATTCATTTAACCACAGGCCAAACTTAGCCTTACTACATTTTTATTAGTTCTCCTTTTTAAATCATAGAAAACATCATATTTAACCAAACAAAAAAAATCTCGCTTTCGCGAGATTTTAATATTTTCAAGAATTCTTAAAAGACTATTTCCTTATAATTCTAACATTCATTTCTTCTACCTTTTTATCAGATAAAATTGAAGGTGCATTAAACAATAAATCTTCTGATGATCCTGTTTTAGGGAAAGCCATTACTTCTCTAATAGAAGCTTTCTTTTCTAAAATCATCATTAATCTATCTACTCCCCAAGCAATTCCTCCGTGTGGTGGCGCTCCATACTGAAAAGCTTTGTACATTGTACCCACACTTTTCATCATTTCTTCTTTATCATAACCCATATTTTTATAGGTTGCTTCTAAAATTTCTGCCTTATGTGCACGCACAGAACCTCCACCAATCTCATAACCGTTTAAGATTAAATCGTATTGTTGCGCTATAATAGTTCCTATTTCTTCTCCTTCTCCAGTCATGTGCTTTTCTAAGTCATAGATTGCTGGCATAGAAAAAGGGTTGTGTGTAAATGTCCATCTTCCTTCATCTGTTTTTTCAAACATTGGAAAATCTACCACCCACGCTGGTCTTAATTCTTTAGGATTTATCAATTTAAAAATGCGTCCCATTTCTTGACGAACAGCATCTAATGCTTTGTTTGCTGTTGCATAATCTGCTGCTGAGAAAAATACAATATCACCAACTTTAGCATCTGTAGCTTTTATAATATTTGCTGCAATTTCTTCTCCTAAAAACTTAATAATTGGCGACTGTAAATCATTTTCATTTACAATAATATATGCCAAACCACCTAATCCATTTTGTTGTGCAATTGCAGTTAAGTTTTCAATTTGCCCTTTAGAAGCTCTTTTATTTCCTTGTTCAGCTGCAGAAACTTTAATACATTTTACAATTCCGCCTTCTTCAATTGGTTTGCTAAAAACTTGGAATGTGGTATCTTTTACAATATCCGTAATGTCTTGCATTTGCAATCCGTAACGTAAATCGGGTCTATCACAACCATATTTATCCATTGCGTTTTTATACGTAATTACTTCAAAAGGATGTAAAACCCATTTTTTACCATAGATTTTCTTCACAATCTCATTAAACATTTTGGTATTTAAATCGATAATTTGCTGCATACTTGCGTATGCCATTTCTATATCTAATTGTGTAAACTCTGGTTGTCTGTCTCCACGAGAATCTTCATCTCTAAAGCAACGTGCTATTTGAAAATATTTTTCAAAACCACCCACCATTAACATTTGTTTAAATTGTTGTGGCGCTTGCGGAAGCGTGTAAAAAGAACCCGCTTGTTTTCTTGTAGGCACAATAAATTCTCTTGCTCCTTCGTCTGTACCAGCCGTTAAAATAGGCGTTTCAATTTCTAAAAACTCTTCTTCGTCTAAGATATCACGCATTAGCTTGATTACTCTATGACGGTTCACAATAGCTTTACGAACCTCATCATTTCTATGATCTAAAAACTTATATTGAAAACGAACATTCTCGTTCGATTTCATCGCTCTTTTTATTTCAAAAGGAAGCGTTTTAGATAAGTTTAAAATATCTAAAGCAGACGTTTCTAATTCTAATTTACCAGTTCTTAAACCTGCGTTATAATCATCTTCATTTCTTTTAACTACAACTCCGGTAACAGAAATTACAGATTCTGATTTTAACTTTACAAGCTCATCTAAGTTAGGAAATGTTTCTCTACTTAAACGTACTTGAAAAACTTGATTGCTAGAATCGCGTAAATCAATAAAAATTAATTCACCATGATCTCTAACACTAGAAACCCAACCAGATAAAGTAACCTCATCATTAATTGAGTCTTCCGATAATTGAGAAATTTTATGAGTTCTATATTCCTCTTTTATAATAATCGGAACTTGAGGTAACGTTTCTTCTTCTATTTTTGCTTTTGGCTGATCGCTAGTTGCTTTTGACTCATCAGCTACAGCTGCACTCGTAGTCGTTATAACATCCGCAGAACAAGCATTTAATATTTCTTGACGAATTACTTTCCCTGAAGCTCCTTTACCAATAATACCAATAACTTTACCAACAAGAATACCTGCTTTACCTTGGTTTCCTGCTTTAATATCGTTTGCAGTTGCTTCATTTTCTGAAACTACTTTTGCAACGGCATCTTTAATTTTATCTTCAGAAATTGTATTGTCTTCAAAGTACTTTTTATAATCGAAAGTTCTATCTTTTAAATACGATGTAATTCCGTTTTGCACTAAAACTGACGTTATTTTATCGTCTTTAAATAATTGAAAAATCTCAATTAATTGATCAACACTATGAATATTCTCATATTCATCTGCACCAATATTATTTACCAATGTTTTGGCAACGAAAGAAGCATCATTTATTTTATTATTGATAGCAACAAAAACTTCTGAACGCAAAGAATCTGCAGTAAAAAACTTAGCATCTTGTGGTAAAACACCCCCATTTATCAAAATAGATTCTACTGCAAAAGGCAATGAACTGATATCTACATCGATACTTTCTACTACTTTTTTAATGTTGACAAAAGGTAAATCTGGCTCAGAAATAAAACGATAATCTGCCTCAAACTCCTTTTTACGCATGGTTTTAGTCTGCTTTAAATCTGCATCCCATAAAACCGTTGTTTGGTCTGGTCTAAATGCCTTATTTTCTACGTAATAACTTAATTGCTTTTCAATTTCTTCCTTTAAAGCATCTACCATAAACTTAAAAGAATTTAAGTTTTTGATTTCTGTTCTTGGGTTTAAATCATACGTGTGTTTTTTACGAAGCGATACAGAAACATCCGATTTAAACTCCCCTTTTTCTAAGTTAGCTTCAGATATTTTTAAATTCTGAACAATTCTTTGAATATACTGTGCATACGTAGATGCATCTTCTATATGACGAATACAAGGATCTGTTACAATTTCTATTAACGGAACTCCTGCTTTGTTAAAATCTACTAAAGAAATTTTCTTTTCGTGCATTAATTTTGCAGCATCTTCCTCTATGTGAACTTGCGTTAAGCTCACTGTAAATTGCGAACCATCATTTCTATAACAAGAAACTTGTCCATCTGGTATTACAGGATTATGAAACTGTGTAATCTGAATGTTCTTTGGATTATCTGGGTATTCATAATGTTTACGATCCCAAGAAATAACTTCATTAGAAAAAGTAGATTTTACTGCTTTTCCAAAATAAATAGCTTTTGTAATTGCCTCTTTATTTATAGAAGGTAAAACCCCCATTTGCCCTGTACAAACTGAACAGATATTTTGGTTTGGTTGTTCTATTTCTTGATTTGCACAAGAGCAGAATAACTTTGTTTTTGTATTTAATCGAACGTGAGTTTCAATACCGATTACTAACTCTAAGTCGTGCTTTTTTATAAGCTCATTTAATTGTTCCAGTTCCATTATATCGTATCTTTTAAGAAGTTAGCAAACTTCAAAACAAGTTCGTCATTATTTTTTGCTGCCGTAATTTGTAATCCTGTTTCTGTTCCTTGTGGCACGGTTAACGTTGGCAATTGCCCTAAACTAAAACCAACCGTATAGGCATCCGACAAATACATTGCTAAAGGATCTTTTAAACTATCGCCAATTTTTGGTGGCGAATTTGGTGTTACTGGTGATAAAATAATAGCAACTTCTTTAAAATCTTTTTCAAAATTAGCTATAATTTGATCTCTTACATTTAATCCTTTTAAGTAAATTTCATCAGAAAAACCTTGAGATAATACTTGGTTCCCACCAACAATTCTACGTTTAGATTCTTCCGAGAAATTTTCTAAACGTGTAATAGAATATGTATCTTTTAAAGTATCGCCTTCTATTCTGTTTCCGTAATTGGTACCATCTAATCTAGATAGATTCGATGCTGTTTCTGCCATTGCTAAAGTATAGTAGGTAGAAACTAAGGTGTCAGACTCAAAGAAATCTAATTCTTTTACTTCAATTCCTTTGGCTTTTATTTTTTCTATGGTTGCTAAAAAATCCGCTTTTACTTTTGCATCAATCGCATCATTTTCGATGAAATTTTTAAAGTATCCAACAGTTTTTATTTCATCAGCATTTAAAATAGTTGCTTCAGAGATTGCTTCCGATTGATACGTGGTTTGATCTTTAATATCCTTACCACTCATCACATTTAAAACAATTCTAATATCTTCAATCGATTTTGCAATTGGGCCAACACAATCTGTAGACGATGCGTACGCCATTAATCCGTATCTAGAAATTCTTCCGTACGTTGGTTTTAATCCGTAGACATTATTATAACCTGCCGGTTGACGAACAGAACCTCCTGTATCTCCACCAATTGAAAATACCGTAAAATCTTTGGCTACATTTACTGCAGAACCCCCACTAGAACCTCCAGAAACTAAATCTGTATTGATTGCGTTTTTAACGGCTCCGAAAATGGTGTTTTCAGAAGAAGAACCGTGTCCAAAAGAATCACAATTTTCTTTTACTAATGGTATTGCGCCTGCATCAAATAATTTTTGAATGGCAGTTGCCGTGTAAGGCGATTTGTACTTTTTTAATAAATCTGAACTCGCCGTTGTTAAAGTTCCTTGTACCATGTACACGTCTTTAATTCCGAACGGAATTCCCTCTAACAAACCAATTTCTTGTCCGCTTGCAATTTTAGCATCTACTTTAGCAGCTAATTCTAGCGCCAAGGTATCTAAAAGTGAATTGACGGTATTGTGTGTGTTCGATTTTAATAAATCTAATCTTTCTTGTACCAGTTTTGTACACGAAATTTCTTTGTTCACCAATTGTTGGTGAATTTTATGTATTTGCGATTCCATAATTATTCTTCTATCACTTTAGAAACTACTAAAAAACCATTCTTTTCTTTCGGAAAGTTTTCAATAATTATTTGTTTTTCTGCCTGCGGACTATCAATAACAATATCTTCTCTTAAATCATCTAAAGTTACAGCATTGTTATGATTGGTATTCACGTTATTATCTGATGTATTTGCATTTTTAATTACCTCAAACAATTGATTCACCGATTCCGATGGCTCTGCTCCTTTAATACTAGACAAAATGTCTACCGTCATTATTTTGCTCATTTCTTTATTTTTTAATTAAGATTCTGAAACAAGTTCAGAACATGAAAAAAGCCTTCCGATTAGGAAGGCTTTATGTATATATCTATAAACAACAACCTCCCTACCCTAACAATTAGGATTATTGAAATTACGATTGTTATTATTATTTATCATTGTAACGTTATTGACGTCAAATATATAGAGAAAATGTCGTTTACAATCTTCTTTTTTAAGATTTTATACAACCTTTACAATATTTCTAATATATCCTTGTTTATTTATTGATATAACAAAATATTAAAGTTTATTTACAAGAAATCTACTAATTAAATAGTAGGTTCCTTATAAATACAACGGCAAAATTGGGGGACTTCACTATTTATAATAAAAAAAACTTACTTTCTTAAAGGAATTGCAATATTAGGATAATCTGTAATTAAACCATCTACCCCCATATTTAACAAGTTAATCATATCTTCTTTCTTATTTACTGTCCAAGGAATAACTCTCATATTATTTTTCTGAATATTAGCAACCTCCTCTTTATTTAACAACACAAAATATGGACTATAAATTGCTGGCACAAAACTTAACATCTGCATGTTTGTTTTAAAATCATTCTGATACGTTAAAAATGCCAACGTAAATTCTGGATACGTTTTATGAATATATTCTAAAACCCTAGGATCAAAACTTTGAATAACGATTCTTTCTACAGGTAATTTTGCTTTTTTTAATTGCGCTATTACAAGATCTGAAAATTTAGCTACAGTAGGTTGAAATCCATCTTTTTCATCCGTAGGCGTACTTTTAATTTCTATATTATAAAGAATTTCAGTGTTTTTAGTTTCAGCAAAAGCAATTACTTCAGACAACAAGGGCTTGTAAGCAGCAACTTTTTCTTGCTCAGGGAACTTAGGATTCCCTAATGAACCAACATCATATTTCTTTATTTTCTGATACTTATTTTTATACATATTAAAAGCAGCAGCATCTTTTTTTGTAATACGATTTCCTTTGGCATCTAACGTAATTTCATCATTCAACCAAGGCTCATGAGAAACCACTACTTTGTTGTCTTTACTAATAACCACATCTAACTCTATGGTATTTACACCTAAATTTAATGCTTTTTCAAAAGCTTGCATTGTATTTTCTGGTGATAAACCTCTTGCACCTCTATGCCCTTGCAATTCAAAATCATATTGCTGCTTTTTCTCTAAAATAGTTGCATCAATAAAAGCTACAGTTTCATTGTATACACTCTCCCAATCATTCGATCTTAAATCACACGCAATTACATGATTTCCGGCTTTCGGAAAAGCTACTTTCTTTTTTTTATCAACAGAAGTACCTATACCCTCATACATTTTTAGAATTGCATCCACAGAAACTACCTGATCTTGTTCTTCTTCATTCTTATAATAATACCCTACAAAAACAGGAATCTTAACTTTAGAGAATGTTTGCGGAGTCATGTTGCTGATTAACATTTTTATTAAAGCTTCATACCCATTAACATGATAAGAAGTAGACCAATATTTAGCTTCTTCTTCAGGTCTTTTTTGCTTGATAATTTCACCGTGATTCATTTTTATAAATCCGGCTTTTCCTTCTGGAGTTACAATGGCTGCAAATGCAGGATTTTTAAGTCCGATAAACGGAGAATACATTACCAATCCTAAAATAGAAGCATCTTCTGATGCTAATTTTAAACTTAAAGTTCCACCTGTTGATGTACTTACTAAAATAACTTTCTTACCAATCTTTTTTCCTATTTCTAAAGCTTCTTTAGCAGAAGCGATATAATTTTCTGGTGTTAAATTTATAAAGTTATCATCTCTACCCAAACCATGTTCTTTTAAACGAGATAGGTAAACATTTGCATTGTATTTCTTAGAAAGCATGCTCATTACCGGCTCCCCTTCTCTACCACTTGCACCAAAACCATGTAAATACACAAACGCTATAGGAGATTGTTTTTCCTTATAATTTTCTGACCAAATAATTCTGGCTTCATTTCCTGATTTCATTCCTTTAACATGAGCTTCTTTATCATTTATACTTTTTTCTAAAGCAGCTAAATTTACAACTTCTTGTCCTTTAACAACAGTAATAAACAGTATTAAAAAAAGAAACGATAAAATATTTTTTTTCATTGTTATTATAATTAAAAAAAAGACCACTAAAATTGTAAATACATTTTTAGCAGTCTTTCTTATTTATTTTTAAACCTTAAAATTTTATTTTTAATTGCGCTCCAAAGAACCTTGGTGGACCAGCAATAAAAGTCGGAATTCCGAAAGCACCACCTGTATTACCTGCATCAATAATGTATTGTTTATCCAAAGCATTGTTCATATAAAAACCTAGCTCATACATTTTGTTTATAGTAAGCCCTACTTTATAATTTAAAATTCCATAACCCTCTTGTGAAATATTAGGTAAATTGGTTTCTTCAAAAAACACTTTAGACTTATAGGTATATGTTGGTCTAAAAAAGAAATCTAAATTTTTGTTGATTTTTGGGTTGATATTAAAACCTAAAGAGAATGAGTGCTTAGGGGTTAATCTAAATGTATTTCCAGCTAAAGCTTGTTCATTTCCATTAGCATCTTTATCATCAAAAGAAGCATCTATATACCCATAGTTTGCAAAGAAACTGCTACTTTTTGTAAAAGCAAATTGCGTAGCTGCTTCAAAACCAAATGTACTTGCATTTCCACTATCCTCTGGCGTAGACACAAGTTTTCCATCTTCAAACTTGGTAATTGTTGTTTGAAAATTAGAATAATCATACATATACCCATTGATATCAAACTGTAATCTATTATTTAAGAACAACGATTTTGCACCAACCTCATAAGACATTACTGTTTCATCAGATAATATATTTGTTTCCGTTGCTGTAACACTAATAACGTTAGGTCTTCTTCCTCTTGCAGCTGTTCCGAAAAAAGTAATATTATCATTCACATCATAATTTACTGCGAAACGACCAACTGCTGATAAAAAATTATCACTTGCTTCTATCTTTTCTCCGTTGGTACTTGCAAATAATACATTTGGATGATTTCCTGTTAAATACCCTAAATTAGAAGGAGTAGCAGCATCTTCTACTTGATAAGCCGCATTAATGTTTTCCCAAGTAGCTCTTAACCCTAAAGTAATCGATAATTTATCTGTAACATCATAAGAAGCATCCGCAAAAACATCGCCAGAATAATTTTTACCAAAATTAGTATACGTTTCTTTATTATAAGAACTTAAAGGAGCACCTGCTATTGCACCAAATGTTGCAGAATCATTAGGTATGTTTGACAACAAAGTTGGCACACCATTCACAACAAAAGCAGTAGGATTTAAAAGTAACACACCAAAACTTCTCTCATCCAATTCCCATGGTACTTCTTGCGAACCATCTTCAAAGAAAAAATTTCCACCAAAGAAACCTCTAAACTTCTCATCTGTATCAAAATTAAATCGAACCTCTTGACTAAATTGTTTTCCTTTAGCAATTTCTCTAAAATAAAGAGCAGGAGCCGCAGTTCCATCAGCATCAAAAGCTTCATTAGAATCAAATTGTCTATAAGCGGTTGTAGAAGTAACACCCCAAACATCATTCAGCTCATGTTTTAAAATACCTGTAACACCGTAAACAGTTCTATCTAAACCTAATTCTTCTCCTCTTTCTAAATCAGCAAAAGTATTTGGGTTTGTATCGCCACCAATTGGCGCATAAGTTCCACTTTTAAAAGAAGTACCAGGAGGCGTATCTTTTTGCCAGTTTGCAATAACATCTAAAGTTGTATTATCATTTATTAGATATTTAAATGATGTTCTAAAAGCAAGTGTTTCTTTTCCGTTTAAATCTCCACCAGAAACATTTTCGATAAAACCATCTCTAGAATTGTAAATTGCGGCAGCTCTAAAAAACAATTTATCATCCACCAAAGGTGTATTGTAATACCCTGTTGTTAAAACCTGATTGTAATTACCATAACCAACTTTTACAGCTCCAGATGTTTCATTTTTTGCTTTATTTTGTATGATATGCATGGCACCAATTTGTGCTCCTCTACCAAACAAGGTTCCTTGCGGACCTTTTAAAACCTCTACACGTTCAATATCATACAATTCTACAACAGATCCTCTAGATTTACTAATTGAAACTCCGTCTTGAAAGATAGAAACTCTTGGTTCTACTCTAGAATCTCCACTATCACTTGTAATTCCTCTAATAACAATTCCGGGATTATTAACACTTTGAATCTGCACTTGAAAACCAGGTACATATTCTGATAAAGCATCATACTCAAAAGTCCCTTGATTTTCTATAAAATCTGTTCCGTAAGAAGTAATAGCAATTGGAACATCTTTATTCTTTTGCTCTCTTTTCTGAGATGTTACCACAACACCTTCTAACATATATGAACTTTCTTTTAAACTAAAGTTTTCAATTGTTTCTGAATTACTAATTAATACTTTCTTTATAATTGTATTATATCCTAAATATGAAACTTCAACAACATAAGACGCATTTGCAATTTTCTCTAATATAAATTCTCCATTTTCATTAGAAGTTGCACCTAAAGACAATTTTTTTATATAAACATTTGCCCCCACAATAGGTTCTCCTTGCTCTGTGGTTATAGTTCCTTTTAATACGCTAACATCTTGTGCCTTTATACTAATTAAACTAAAGAGTGTTAAAAAAGTAAATAAAAATTTAAAATGCATTTTATTGAGTTTAAAATTAATTAGAATGCAAATTTATCTTTGTGAAGCAAGACTCTTGTTAACTTAAAATCATACAATAGTTACTTTTTAAATAGTTAGACCCCATTTTTTACAAATAATTCACGAAACAATAACACAAAAAATTAAACATATTAATAGGGTTTGTTTTTCTCAGAAAAAACCTAAATATGTACAGCTGAATAACACCTACTTAATCATTTTACCGAGGCAGAAATCTTGTTCTAACAAAACGATACTAACTTACTCTATGGTAATAAATACAATCTAAATAATACGCTATTATTCCATTAAACAAAAAACACCCCCTATTTTACAATATAGAAACAAAAGATTTAAGCCACTTTTAATCATTCTGATTTTCAAGAAGAAACAAAAAATATTAAAATTAATTTTAAAACCATTTTTAAGCCATTTAAGCCACTTTTAAGAAATCAACAAATGTTGATAATTTTTAAACAAAATTGCTAAAAACACTTTAAAAGCACTTTAAAATCCGTAAATTTGAGATTACTGAAATTTATTTTTTAAAAACGAATTTCAGCAATCTAAAAAATTAATAATTCACTTTATATAATGAGCGAAGAGAATAAAAATAATTATGACGCTTCCAGTATTCAGGCACTGGAAGGAATGGAACACGTAAGAATGCGTCCTTCCATGTATATTGGAGACGTAGGAATACGTGGTTTACACCACTTAGTATACGAAGTTGTAGACAACTCTATTGATGAAGCAATGGGAGGTTATTGTGATACAATTGATGTTACCATAAATGAAGACAACTCAATTACAACCAAAGATAACGGTCGTGGTATTCCTGTAGGAATCCATAAAAAAGAAGGCGTTTCTGCACTACAAGTTGTAATGACAAAAATTGGTGCCGGTGGTAAATTCGACAAAGATTCTTATAAAGTTTCTGGTGGTTTACACGGTGTTGGTGTTTCTTGTGTAAATGCATTATCAGATCATTTAAGAGCAACTGTACACAAAGAAGGAAAAGTTTGGGAACAAGAATACGAAAAAGGTAAAGCTTTATATCCTGTTAAAACTATTGGAGAAACAGATTTTACAGGTACAATTGTTACTTTTTTACCAGACAAATCTATCTTTAAGCAAACCACAGAATTCAACTACGAGACTTTGTCTACTCGTATGCGTGAATTATCTTTTTTAAATAAAGGTATTACCATTACATTAACAGACAGAAGAAATACAGATGATGAAGGAAACTTTATATCAGAAGTTTTTCATTCTGATGAAGGTTTACCAGAATTTATTAAATATTTAGATTCTACACGTGAGCAATTAATTGGTTCTGTAATTTCTATGGAAGGTGAGAAAAACGGTATTCCTGTAGAAGTTGCCATGGTATACAACACCTCTTATGCAGAAAACCTACATTCTTATGTAAACAACATTAATACACACGAAGGTGGAACACACTTATCTGGTTTTAGACGTGGTTTAACAGGAACTTTAAAAAAGTATGCTGATGAATCTGGCTTACTTAAAAATGTAAAATTTGATATTGCTGGTGATGATTTCCGTGAAGGATTAACCGCTATTGTTTCTGTAAAAGTACAAGAACCACAGTTTGAAGGGCAAACAAAAACAAAATTAGGTAACAGAGAGGTAACTTCTGCAGTTTCGCAAGCAGTATCAGAAATGTTAGCTGATTACTTAGAAGAAAACCCGAATGATGCAAAAATCATCGTTCAGAAAGTAATTTTAGCAGCAACCGCAAGACACGCAGCACGTAAGGCCAGAGAAATGGTACAACGTAAAACGGTAATGTCTATTGGTGGTTTACCTGGTAAATTATCTGACTGTTCTGAAACAGACCCAGCACAATGTGAAATTTTCTTAGTTGAGGGAGATTCGGCAGGTGGAACAGCAAAACAAGGTAGAGATAGAAACTTTCAAGCCATTTTACCATTACGTGGTAAGATTTTGAATGTAGAAAAAGCAATGCAACACAAAGTTTTTGAAAACGAAGAGATCAAAAATATGTTTACTGCTTTAGGTGTTTCTATTGGTACAGAAGAAGACCCAAGAGCCTTAAACTTATCTAAAGTACGTTATCATAAAGTAGTTATTATGTGTGATGCCGATGTAGATGGATCGCATATTGCTACCTTAATATTAACGTTCTTTTTTAGATACATGAGAGAAATGGTAGAGCAAGGTTATATTTACATTGCAACACCACCATTATACTTAGTTAAAAAAGGTCAAAAAAGAGAATACGCTTGGGATGATAATCAACGTGATGTTATTGCACAGCAAATGGGTGGTAATGTTGCTATTCAAAGATATAAAGGTCTTGGAGAGATGAACGCAGAACAACTTTGGGACACTACCATGAATCCTGAATTTAGAACCTTACGTAAAGTGGTAATCGACAGTCCTACAGAAGCAGATAGAGTTTTCTCTATGCTAATGGGAGACGATGTTCCGCCTCGTAGAGATTTTATAGAAAGAAATGCAAAATACGCTAATATAGACGTATAAAATTTCAACCTAAATAATTTTATTTAACACACATTTCTACTCGTAGAAGTGTGTGTTTTTTTTTGATACTTTTATCAAGTTTC
The nucleotide sequence above comes from Polaribacter butkevichii. Encoded proteins:
- the gatB/aspS gene encoding bifunctional amidotransferase subunit GatB/aspartate--tRNA ligase AspS, which produces MELEQLNELIKKHDLELVIGIETHVRLNTKTKLFCSCANQEIEQPNQNICSVCTGQMGVLPSINKEAITKAIYFGKAVKSTFSNEVISWDRKHYEYPDNPKNIQITQFHNPVIPDGQVSCYRNDGSQFTVSLTQVHIEEDAAKLMHEKKISLVDFNKAGVPLIEIVTDPCIRHIEDASTYAQYIQRIVQNLKISEANLEKGEFKSDVSVSLRKKHTYDLNPRTEIKNLNSFKFMVDALKEEIEKQLSYYVENKAFRPDQTTVLWDADLKQTKTMRKKEFEADYRFISEPDLPFVNIKKVVESIDVDISSLPFAVESILINGGVLPQDAKFFTADSLRSEVFVAINNKINDASFVAKTLVNNIGADEYENIHSVDQLIEIFQLFKDDKITSVLVQNGITSYLKDRTFDYKKYFEDNTISEDKIKDAVAKVVSENEATANDIKAGNQGKAGILVGKVIGIIGKGASGKVIRQEILNACSADVITTTSAAVADESKATSDQPKAKIEEETLPQVPIIIKEEYRTHKISQLSEDSINDEVTLSGWVSSVRDHGELIFIDLRDSSNQVFQVRLSRETFPNLDELVKLKSESVISVTGVVVKRNEDDYNAGLRTGKLELETSALDILNLSKTLPFEIKRAMKSNENVRFQYKFLDHRNDEVRKAIVNRHRVIKLMRDILDEEEFLEIETPILTAGTDEGAREFIVPTRKQAGSFYTLPQAPQQFKQMLMVGGFEKYFQIARCFRDEDSRGDRQPEFTQLDIEMAYASMQQIIDLNTKMFNEIVKKIYGKKWVLHPFEVITYKNAMDKYGCDRPDLRYGLQMQDITDIVKDTTFQVFSKPIEEGGIVKCIKVSAAEQGNKRASKGQIENLTAIAQQNGLGGLAYIIVNENDLQSPIIKFLGEEIAANIIKATDAKVGDIVFFSAADYATANKALDAVRQEMGRIFKLINPKELRPAWVVDFPMFEKTDEGRWTFTHNPFSMPAIYDLEKHMTGEGEEIGTIIAQQYDLILNGYEIGGGSVRAHKAEILEATYKNMGYDKEEMMKSVGTMYKAFQYGAPPHGGIAWGVDRLMMILEKKASIREVMAFPKTGSSEDLLFNAPSILSDKKVEEMNVRIIRK
- a CDS encoding amidase family protein — translated: MESQIHKIHQQLVNKEISCTKLVQERLDLLKSNTHNTVNSLLDTLALELAAKVDAKIASGQEIGLLEGIPFGIKDVYMVQGTLTTASSDLLKKYKSPYTATAIQKLFDAGAIPLVKENCDSFGHGSSSENTIFGAVKNAINTDLVSGGSSGGSAVNVAKDFTVFSIGGDTGGSVRQPAGYNNVYGLKPTYGRISRYGLMAYASSTDCVGPIAKSIEDIRIVLNVMSGKDIKDQTTYQSEAISEATILNADEIKTVGYFKNFIENDAIDAKVKADFLATIEKIKAKGIEVKELDFFESDTLVSTYYTLAMAETASNLSRLDGTNYGNRIEGDTLKDTYSITRLENFSEESKRRIVGGNQVLSQGFSDEIYLKGLNVRDQIIANFEKDFKEVAIILSPVTPNSPPKIGDSLKDPLAMYLSDAYTVGFSLGQLPTLTVPQGTETGLQITAAKNNDELVLKFANFLKDTI
- a CDS encoding glycerophosphodiester phosphodiesterase family protein, with translation MKKNILSFLFLILFITVVKGQEVVNLAALEKSINDKEAHVKGMKSGNEARIIWSENYKEKQSPIAFVYLHGFGASGREGEPVMSMLSKKYNANVYLSRLKEHGLGRDDNFINLTPENYIASAKEALEIGKKIGKKVILVSTSTGGTLSLKLASEDASILGLVMYSPFIGLKNPAFAAIVTPEGKAGFIKMNHGEIIKQKRPEEEAKYWSTSYHVNGYEALIKMLISNMTPQTFSKVKIPVFVGYYYKNEEEQDQVVSVDAILKMYEGIGTSVDKKKKVAFPKAGNHVIACDLRSNDWESVYNETVAFIDATILEKKQQYDFELQGHRGARGLSPENTMQAFEKALNLGVNTIELDVVISKDNKVVVSHEPWLNDEITLDAKGNRITKKDAAAFNMYKNKYQKIKKYDVGSLGNPKFPEQEKVAAYKPLLSEVIAFAETKNTEILYNIEIKSTPTDEKDGFQPTVAKFSDLVIAQLKKAKLPVERIVIQSFDPRVLEYIHKTYPEFTLAFLTYQNDFKTNMQMLSFVPAIYSPYFVLLNKEEVANIQKNNMRVIPWTVNKKEDMINLLNMGVDGLITDYPNIAIPLRK
- a CDS encoding TonB-dependent receptor, giving the protein MHFKFLFTFLTLFSLISIKAQDVSVLKGTITTEQGEPIVGANVYIKKLSLGATSNENGEFILEKIANASYVVEVSYLGYNTIIKKVLISNSETIENFSLKESSYMLEGVVVTSQKREQKNKDVPIAITSYGTDFIENQGTFEYDALSEYVPGFQVQIQSVNNPGIVIRGITSDSGDSRVEPRVSIFQDGVSISKSRGSVVELYDIERVEVLKGPQGTLFGRGAQIGAMHIIQNKAKNETSGAVKVGYGNYNQVLTTGYYNTPLVDDKLFFRAAAIYNSRDGFIENVSGGDLNGKETLAFRTSFKYLINDNTTLDVIANWQKDTPPGTSFKSGTYAPIGGDTNPNTFADLERGEELGLDRTVYGVTGILKHELNDVWGVTSTTAYRQFDSNEAFDADGTAAPALYFREIAKGKQFSQEVRFNFDTDEKFRGFFGGNFFFEDGSQEVPWELDERSFGVLLLNPTAFVVNGVPTLLSNIPNDSATFGAIAGAPLSSYNKETYTNFGKNYSGDVFADASYDVTDKLSITLGLRATWENINAAYQVEDAATPSNLGYLTGNHPNVLFASTNGEKIEASDNFLSAVGRFAVNYDVNDNITFFGTAARGRRPNVISVTATETNILSDETVMSYEVGAKSLFLNNRLQFDINGYMYDYSNFQTTITKFEDGKLVSTPEDSGNASTFGFEAATQFAFTKSSSFFANYGYIDASFDDKDANGNEQALAGNTFRLTPKHSFSLGFNINPKINKNLDFFFRPTYTYKSKVFFEETNLPNISQEGYGILNYKVGLTINKMYELGFYMNNALDKQYIIDAGNTGGAFGIPTFIAGPPRFFGAQLKIKF